A genomic region of Syntrophorhabdaceae bacterium contains the following coding sequences:
- a CDS encoding GDP-mannose 4,6-dehydratase has protein sequence KRIKESLFRNDKPLTIRMGNVDSQRDFVAVGDVADAYIKMVEGDCRGEVYNVCSGKPFSIRRIVELIASYSNIAVEIVHDPALVRCQDVPVSFGSYAKANRDFGFVPGTDIETEIAEAWRYYMEQASEA, from the coding sequence AAAAGGATAAAGGAGTCACTTTTTCGTAACGATAAACCATTAACGATAAGAATGGGTAATGTCGATTCCCAGAGGGACTTTGTCGCTGTTGGTGATGTGGCAGACGCCTACATTAAGATGGTTGAGGGCGACTGCCGGGGCGAGGTCTACAACGTGTGTTCGGGCAAACCTTTTTCAATTAGGCGTATTGTAGAATTGATCGCGTCTTATTCGAACATTGCTGTGGAGATCGTGCACGATCCTGCTCTCGTCCGATGTCAGGATGTACCGGTTTCATTCGGGAGCTACGCTAAGGCCAACAGGGATTTTGGCTTTGTTCCCGGGACGGATATTGAGACCGAGATTGCAGAGGCGTGGCGGTACTATATGGAGCAGGCATCCGAAGCATAG